The Solibacillus sp. FSL W7-1464 genome contains a region encoding:
- the fliS gene encoding flagellar export chaperone FliS, which translates to MTVQTAAAFNAYKQNSVTTASPGELTLMLYNGCLKFLTRAKKAIEEKNIEEKNTNIQKAQAIISELMSTLNADFDVSKQMIPLYDYMNRRLMEANINNDSTIIVEVEGLVTEFRDTWKEVIKITRQQQYGTAGQV; encoded by the coding sequence ATGACAGTTCAAACAGCAGCTGCTTTTAATGCATATAAACAAAACAGTGTGACAACGGCGTCACCGGGTGAGCTTACATTGATGCTATACAATGGCTGCCTGAAGTTTTTAACGAGAGCCAAAAAAGCGATTGAAGAAAAAAACATCGAAGAAAAAAACACAAACATCCAAAAGGCACAGGCAATTATTTCGGAACTGATGTCTACTTTAAATGCAGATTTTGATGTATCCAAGCAAATGATTCCATTATACGACTATATGAACCGCCGTTTAATGGAAGCGAATATCAACAACGACTCTACAATTATCGTAGAAGTCGAAGGCCTAGTAACAGAATTCCGCGACACATGGAAAGAAGTAATCAAAATTACACGCCAGCAGCAATATGGTACAGCCGGACAAGTTTAA
- a CDS encoding DUF6470 family protein: MNIPQIQLQTTRGQIGLTTQRAVQQIEQPKADLDLQQPKAEMSIRTTKSELSIDSVEMRESLDLMSSRSRTAEVAQYSKQTAMEGLARRVQEGIELMKIENGRNPLAEQAKRTGRQPYSGLGIKFIPQADSVKINFTPSSADIQVEPQKVINNTKINKPIHNYTPGKVNVEMQQYPSLKIDWLV; this comes from the coding sequence ATGAATATCCCGCAAATACAATTACAGACAACAAGAGGACAAATAGGACTGACAACACAAAGAGCGGTCCAGCAAATCGAACAGCCAAAAGCCGATTTGGATCTTCAGCAGCCGAAAGCTGAAATGTCAATTCGTACAACGAAATCGGAGCTATCCATTGATTCGGTTGAAATGCGAGAAAGCCTTGATTTAATGAGTTCACGCAGCCGAACAGCCGAAGTTGCCCAATACAGTAAGCAAACGGCAATGGAAGGATTGGCAAGAAGAGTACAAGAAGGCATCGAGCTCATGAAAATTGAAAACGGTAGGAACCCGCTTGCAGAACAGGCAAAAAGAACCGGAAGACAGCCGTATTCCGGCTTAGGAATTAAATTTATCCCGCAAGCCGATAGCGTAAAAATAAATTTTACACCCAGTTCAGCAGATATTCAGGTGGAGCCGCAAAAAGTGATTAATAATACAAAAATAAACAAGCCAATCCATAACTACACACCGGGGAAAGTGAATGTGGAAATGCAGCAATACCCGTCCTTAAAAATTGATTGGCTTGTATAA
- a CDS encoding flagellin N-terminal helical domain-containing protein: MRINHNIAALNTHRQLNTASTAQSKSMEKLSSGLRINKAGDDAAGLAISEKMRGQIRGLDMASKNAQDGISLIQTAEGALNETHDILQRMRELAVQSSNDTNTDTDRDELQKEVDQLANEITRIAENTEFNTQNLLGGSFENKVFHIGANDGQNIKLSIGEMSAHALGVSGKVEGLTASTAAADIALFKSTANADISATAVLKDEHGNIHAVSLDGNDKDATWYRLSDIRVNTTDDDLEAKPGATALTASENADDTDLIDLDSGKAGIDISTQGSADAAMKLINDAIETVSAERSKLGATQNRLEHTINNLNTSSENLTAAESRIRDVDYALAA; this comes from the coding sequence ATGAGAATTAATCACAACATTGCAGCACTAAATACACACCGTCAATTAAACACGGCGTCTACTGCTCAATCTAAATCAATGGAGAAATTATCTTCGGGCTTACGTATTAACAAAGCTGGAGATGACGCTGCAGGTTTAGCAATTTCAGAAAAAATGCGTGGACAAATCCGCGGTTTAGATATGGCTTCTAAAAATGCTCAAGATGGTATCTCTTTAATTCAAACTGCTGAAGGTGCATTAAACGAAACACATGATATTCTTCAACGTATGCGTGAATTAGCAGTTCAGTCTTCAAATGATACCAATACAGATACAGACCGTGATGAGCTTCAAAAAGAAGTAGACCAGTTAGCTAATGAAATTACACGTATTGCAGAAAATACTGAATTTAATACGCAAAATTTATTAGGTGGTAGCTTCGAAAACAAAGTATTCCATATCGGGGCAAATGACGGACAAAATATTAAATTGTCAATTGGAGAAATGTCTGCCCATGCATTAGGAGTTTCAGGTAAGGTAGAAGGTTTAACAGCATCAACTGCTGCAGCGGATATTGCCTTATTTAAATCAACTGCTAATGCAGATATAAGTGCTACTGCAGTATTAAAAGATGAACATGGGAATATTCATGCAGTAAGTTTAGATGGTAATGATAAGGATGCTACATGGTATCGTTTAAGTGATATCCGTGTAAATACTACTGATGATGATTTAGAAGCAAAACCAGGTGCAACAGCATTAACTGCTTCTGAAAATGCTGATGATACTGATTTAATTGATCTTGACAGCGGTAAAGCAGGTATTGACATTTCTACTCAAGGATCTGCGGATGCTGCAATGAAATTAATTAATGATGCAATTGAAACAGTATCAGCTGAACGCTCTAAACTCGGCGCAACTCAAAACCGTTTAGAGCATACAATCAACAACTTAAACACATCTTCTGAAAACCTAACTGCTGCGGAATCTCGTATCCGTGACGTAGATTATGCTTTAGCTGCCTAG
- the flgL gene encoding flagellar hook-associated protein FlgL — protein MRVTQSMLSGNMLRNLSNSYEKMGKLQEQVNTGKKVNRPSDDPVTAMKGINYRAELNNVEQFARNIGEAHNWLDTTDDTFDKIGSTIQRANELMVQASSDTMTADDRKKIDSELQQIREHIQNLANTKIGDRYIFSGTKTTTPPFDGENFVDDPAFTKPIEIEVFSGIMLPINSTPIDVFKDIDKMLEDISTAIQVGASGSELGAHLSTIDTNMNKLLETRAGIGALQNRVELMDTRLQSQEVIATKRMSENEDIDYEKTITQMITQESIHRAALSVGAKIIQPTLADFLR, from the coding sequence ATGCGTGTGACACAATCAATGCTTTCAGGCAATATGCTGCGTAATTTATCAAACAGCTATGAAAAAATGGGAAAACTGCAGGAGCAGGTGAACACAGGAAAAAAGGTGAACCGTCCATCAGATGACCCCGTTACTGCTATGAAAGGTATCAACTACCGTGCTGAGCTGAATAATGTGGAGCAATTTGCCCGCAATATCGGTGAAGCACATAACTGGCTTGATACGACAGATGATACATTCGATAAAATAGGTTCAACGATCCAACGTGCTAATGAACTGATGGTACAAGCTTCATCTGATACGATGACAGCAGACGACCGTAAGAAAATCGACAGTGAGCTACAGCAGATAAGAGAACACATTCAAAACTTGGCGAACACTAAAATCGGCGACCGCTATATTTTCAGCGGGACAAAAACAACGACTCCACCCTTTGATGGCGAAAATTTTGTAGACGATCCAGCTTTTACAAAACCGATAGAAATTGAAGTGTTTAGCGGAATTATGCTGCCGATTAATAGTACTCCCATCGATGTATTTAAAGATATTGATAAAATGTTGGAAGATATCAGTACAGCGATTCAAGTTGGTGCATCTGGTAGCGAACTAGGAGCACATTTATCGACAATTGATACCAACATGAACAAGCTCCTTGAAACAAGAGCAGGAATCGGTGCACTTCAAAACCGTGTAGAATTAATGGACACACGCCTGCAGTCGCAGGAAGTAATCGCAACAAAGCGCATGTCGGAAAATGAAGACATCGACTATGAAAAAACGATTACGCAAATGATTACCCAGGAATCGATTCACCGTGCCGCCTTATCGGTAGGGGCAAAAATTATTCAACCAACATTAGCAGACTTTTTAAGATAA
- a CDS encoding DNA endonuclease, producing MKWLEALTDIQRNVLIASIIADGEITKCYPGTRRKNNSYREHYGKTQEPYRYWKQSLLPEIFYITPKSQTLRSASLPMFTKLYPYFYDATGSKKIPTELLTYCTHPLFLAVLYLDDGSLSISKRINHNKKLIYLTPHIFLYLQNYPKEQLEQLQQHFTQRFHLDFSINKRKDGHGFILRFTSVEKTFHFLNLIKPYVKSCNGMEYKLDWMWRLQQETELLSKIYPHYEVRTSSHERFRNYSDDEIAKIISLVHEKKTQQSIANALGRSYWSVVYKIKELRKNNLL from the coding sequence ATGAAGTGGCTTGAAGCACTTACTGATATACAGCGCAATGTTTTAATAGCTAGTATCATAGCTGATGGGGAAATAACGAAATGCTACCCTGGCACAAGACGGAAAAATAATAGCTATAGGGAACACTATGGTAAAACGCAGGAACCTTATAGATATTGGAAGCAATCTTTGTTACCTGAAATTTTTTATATCACTCCTAAAAGTCAAACTTTACGGTCTGCATCTCTTCCTATGTTCACAAAATTATATCCATATTTTTATGACGCAACGGGGTCAAAAAAAATCCCTACAGAACTATTAACTTATTGTACACACCCCTTATTTTTGGCTGTTCTTTACCTGGATGACGGCTCTTTATCAATTTCTAAACGTATTAATCATAATAAGAAACTAATTTATTTAACCCCTCATATTTTTCTGTATCTACAAAATTATCCAAAAGAGCAGCTTGAACAATTGCAACAACATTTTACCCAACGATTTCATCTCGACTTCTCAATTAATAAACGGAAAGACGGTCATGGTTTTATTTTGCGTTTTACATCTGTTGAAAAAACTTTTCATTTTTTGAACCTAATAAAGCCATATGTAAAATCTTGTAATGGCATGGAATATAAACTCGATTGGATGTGGCGTTTACAGCAAGAAACAGAATTGCTCTCTAAAATATACCCCCATTATGAAGTACGCACATCAAGCCACGAAAGATTCAGAAATTATAGTGACGATGAAATCGCTAAGATTATTTCTTTGGTTCATGAAAAAAAGACACAGCAATCAATTGCTAATGCCTTAGGTCGATCGTATTGGTCAGTCGTTTATAAAATCAAAGAACTCCGGAAAAATAACTTACTATAA
- a CDS encoding PilZ domain-containing protein — protein MAFKRTEGFRFTFGVPVEANFTELINGKQEQLEVIKYPCEIIDVSPHGMKMFSSREIGENNNNLVQLELEFILDEVLIKAIGDIVWKKKYGNKFQYGLIFENQPGIEELIVSELKVRRRKEVGRK, from the coding sequence ATGGCGTTTAAACGCACAGAAGGATTCCGCTTTACTTTTGGAGTCCCGGTCGAAGCAAATTTTACAGAATTGATCAATGGAAAACAGGAACAATTAGAGGTGATAAAATACCCCTGTGAAATCATCGATGTGAGCCCGCATGGCATGAAAATGTTTTCTTCTCGGGAAATTGGTGAAAATAATAATAACCTGGTGCAGTTGGAACTGGAATTCATTTTAGACGAAGTATTGATTAAGGCCATTGGAGACATCGTATGGAAGAAGAAGTACGGCAATAAGTTTCAATATGGTTTGATCTTCGAAAATCAGCCAGGTATTGAAGAACTGATCGTCAGTGAATTAAAGGTTCGCCGTAGAAAAGAAGTCGGGCGCAAGTAA
- a CDS encoding endonuclease — protein MREENDFFHFICGKLLGDGSMTKQGNRKARFQFMHRAEDLEWTNHCYELLKPFLPLNPPVYKKVNDSRLKKGYSESFFVQSRTSPVISELYERWYPNGNKKLPLNFLEHYLNEQALAWWYQDDGHLKIVNNVAQKIILSTDSFSEDENTWLLHYLFNKFHLRFHRDGQNRLILYDQFQIFYFLHLISPWLHESMNRKALAAQPIKAIAKRTSIYLPEKIKLINPTYEINEQLHKLNTLLIDETGSICNDFIFDTFKTFRSTEQPMKSYQIIIEENHRYTLATIRQQSGLTVSKLVEYCFSV, from the coding sequence ATGAGAGAGGAAAATGACTTCTTCCATTTTATTTGCGGCAAATTATTAGGAGATGGTTCGATGACAAAACAAGGAAACAGGAAAGCAAGATTCCAATTTATGCACAGAGCTGAGGATTTAGAGTGGACAAATCATTGCTATGAACTGCTAAAGCCTTTCTTACCGCTTAATCCGCCTGTCTACAAAAAAGTAAATGATTCACGACTTAAAAAAGGGTATTCTGAAAGCTTCTTTGTGCAGTCCAGAACGAGCCCTGTGATTTCAGAATTATACGAGCGATGGTACCCTAACGGAAATAAGAAGTTGCCTCTCAATTTTCTCGAACACTATCTGAACGAACAGGCGCTTGCCTGGTGGTATCAGGATGATGGCCATTTGAAAATCGTGAATAATGTTGCACAAAAAATTATTTTATCTACCGACAGTTTTTCAGAAGATGAAAATACATGGCTTTTACACTATTTGTTTAATAAGTTTCACTTACGGTTTCATAGAGACGGCCAAAACCGTCTTATTCTGTATGATCAATTTCAAATTTTTTATTTTCTGCACCTTATTTCCCCTTGGCTACATGAATCCATGAACAGAAAAGCACTGGCGGCACAACCCATTAAAGCAATTGCCAAAAGAACTTCCATTTACTTGCCTGAAAAAATCAAACTTATTAACCCAACTTATGAAATTAATGAGCAGCTCCATAAATTGAATACCCTACTAATTGATGAAACGGGCAGCATTTGCAATGATTTCATTTTTGATACCTTTAAAACCTTTCGGAGTACGGAACAACCTATGAAAAGCTATCAGATTATCATTGAGGAAAATCATAGATATACACTTGCCACGATACGCCAGCAATCGGGGCTGACTGTTAGTAAGTTGGTGGAATATTGTTTTAGTGTATAG
- the csrA gene encoding carbon storage regulator CsrA, with the protein MLVLTRKVGETIWIDEEIEIIITEVKGDQVKVGIRAPRHVDIIRGELRKDISDSNTEAAVKDLSLLDKLK; encoded by the coding sequence ATGCTCGTACTAACACGAAAAGTAGGCGAAACAATCTGGATTGATGAAGAGATTGAAATCATTATTACGGAAGTCAAGGGCGACCAGGTGAAGGTAGGCATCCGGGCACCCCGGCATGTGGACATCATCCGAGGGGAGCTAAGGAAGGATATTTCCGATTCGAATACGGAGGCAGCGGTGAAGGATTTATCGCTGCTTGATAAGTTGAAATAA
- a CDS encoding flagellin, whose protein sequence is MMMKSIGDTMSISIVNPKCPTPTRLLEGEDIVWSFMKVNVRTMAKEMMEQTKNSILSQAAQAMLAQSNQMPQGVLQLLR, encoded by the coding sequence ATGATGATGAAATCCATAGGTGATACAATGTCCATCAGCATTGTGAATCCGAAGTGCCCGACCCCTACTAGATTGCTAGAGGGTGAAGATATAGTCTGGTCATTTATGAAAGTAAATGTTCGCACGATGGCGAAAGAAATGATGGAACAAACTAAGAATTCAATTCTTTCTCAAGCTGCACAAGCAATGTTGGCTCAATCGAATCAGATGCCTCAAGGAGTTTTACAACTTTTGAGATAA
- a CDS encoding competence protein ComK translates to MYRNSLYDACVLIPKFDQLNNLYTLLKTPNGYKKVPFTPMQLLDMELKQHGSSLKGAKEAAKAVLTSNSINPIMIPRSPLVHIWFPTEAMRNMENCLYFALHHVHDIEPYTENQSIVVLTHNERIKVPVSYSKLNKQWTKAKSYYATALLKQFYSRHQYSTAEQQIILKCAEINEQYVIH, encoded by the coding sequence ATGTATAGAAATTCCTTATATGATGCTTGTGTACTAATACCTAAATTTGATCAGCTCAATAATCTTTATACGCTACTGAAAACTCCGAATGGTTATAAAAAGGTCCCGTTCACACCGATGCAATTGCTGGATATGGAATTGAAACAACATGGTTCGAGCTTAAAAGGTGCGAAAGAAGCGGCAAAAGCGGTCCTTACCTCCAACTCAATTAACCCGATCATGATTCCGAGGTCTCCGCTAGTTCATATTTGGTTTCCGACAGAGGCAATGCGAAATATGGAAAATTGTCTGTATTTTGCATTGCATCATGTCCACGATATTGAACCATATACGGAAAATCAATCAATCGTCGTTTTAACGCATAATGAAAGAATTAAAGTGCCTGTATCGTACAGTAAACTGAATAAACAGTGGACTAAAGCAAAAAGCTATTATGCGACTGCCTTATTAAAACAATTTTACAGTCGTCATCAATATTCAACTGCCGAGCAGCAAATAATATTAAAATGTGCAGAAATAAATGAACAATATGTAATCCATTAA
- a CDS encoding flagellar protein FliT: MAVEQQLLQVSAKLFKQLGEVGQTEDRDALLKTVDELLEERGQLIASLQQENIQLSKTNPQHALLQELDKGIQERLASIMGEIRQDMKNVQTAKKSEVQYNNPYASVRVMDGKYYDQKK; this comes from the coding sequence ATGGCGGTAGAACAACAATTACTTCAAGTTTCCGCAAAGCTCTTTAAACAGCTTGGGGAAGTAGGGCAAACGGAAGACCGTGATGCGCTTTTAAAAACGGTTGATGAGCTGCTGGAAGAGCGCGGGCAGCTCATTGCCTCCCTTCAACAGGAAAATATTCAGCTTTCTAAAACAAACCCGCAGCATGCGCTGTTACAAGAGCTCGACAAAGGGATACAGGAACGTCTGGCATCAATTATGGGCGAAATCAGACAGGATATGAAAAACGTCCAGACAGCAAAGAAAAGCGAAGTGCAGTATAATAACCCGTATGCGTCCGTTCGTGTCATGGACGGGAAGTACTACGATCAGAAGAAATAA
- a CDS encoding flagellar protein FlaG, translating to MRIDGTSISMPNTTQQSGEGQPPRPVQTDIITQQSQPTVEKIDTKEKLNQAIDSMNEFFTINNSELKFVFHEGLDTYYAQLINTETEEVIREIPSKKVLDVFYEMQKLVGMIVDKKI from the coding sequence ATGCGAATTGATGGAACGAGTATTTCAATGCCGAACACGACACAGCAGTCGGGAGAAGGACAACCACCGCGTCCTGTACAGACGGATATCATTACCCAGCAAAGTCAACCAACAGTAGAGAAAATAGACACGAAAGAAAAACTGAATCAGGCGATTGATTCAATGAATGAGTTTTTTACAATTAATAATAGTGAATTGAAGTTTGTTTTTCATGAAGGATTGGATACGTATTATGCACAGCTTATAAATACAGAAACTGAAGAGGTTATCCGCGAAATTCCCTCTAAAAAAGTGCTGGATGTGTTTTATGAAATGCAAAAGCTCGTAGGAATGATAGTCGATAAAAAAATTTAG
- the fliD gene encoding flagellar filament capping protein FliD, with protein MSTMRIGGLASGMDIDSIVEKLMVAERMPMDKLEQQKQIYEWQRDAYRDVNKKMTTLDTYIADNFILKSLNTKTATSSNSDLVSAVATGSASGSLTLESVSQLAKAARGIGTPINHTSSTKLKDLFKEPGETLPTNFTLSAINTQGKLGEEISIVIDENITIGELITKINGSNAGVSVLFENGQVSITAKNTGKVVEEDGVGLKDAITTNSEGTKLFAKLGLEKLVTEKGQNAEFQVNGITTERTSNSFSINGYNVTLKAKFSENPVTMSSSTNVDEIMTKVKEFVSTYNGFIKDLTDQTKQPKYRDYQPLTELQKKEMDTKDIENWETRAKSGLLRNDSIITSGLSSLRGLVYETNHAVTNQKYNALYTIGIGTSKDYMSGGTLEIDETKLRKALEEDPDAVVQLLTMNGEKSASITKADGSTGTGDTRGFMRKIRDEMDVIEKKIDERAGRGSMTETQYTLGKYLRNVNQSLDAWKDKLIKIEDRYWKQFGAMEAMINKANSQSASLMSQYY; from the coding sequence ATGTCAACGATGCGTATTGGCGGTCTGGCATCAGGTATGGATATAGATAGTATTGTAGAAAAATTGATGGTCGCTGAGCGAATGCCGATGGACAAGCTCGAGCAGCAAAAGCAAATTTACGAATGGCAGCGCGATGCCTACCGTGACGTCAATAAAAAAATGACGACATTGGATACGTACATTGCGGATAATTTCATTTTAAAAAGCTTAAATACAAAGACGGCAACAAGTTCGAATTCGGATTTAGTGTCGGCGGTAGCGACTGGTTCGGCTTCTGGTTCATTAACTCTAGAAAGTGTTTCGCAATTAGCTAAAGCTGCAAGGGGGATTGGTACGCCAATTAACCACACGAGCAGTACAAAGTTAAAAGATTTATTTAAAGAGCCCGGAGAAACGTTGCCAACGAATTTTACTCTAAGCGCAATTAATACTCAAGGGAAATTGGGCGAAGAAATATCAATCGTAATTGATGAGAATATAACTATAGGTGAGTTAATTACAAAAATAAATGGCAGTAATGCAGGGGTTTCTGTTTTATTTGAAAATGGACAGGTGTCGATTACTGCTAAAAACACTGGTAAGGTAGTTGAAGAGGACGGTGTGGGGCTTAAAGATGCGATAACAACAAATTCAGAGGGCACGAAGTTATTTGCAAAATTAGGCTTAGAAAAATTGGTAACGGAAAAAGGCCAAAATGCAGAGTTTCAAGTGAACGGTATCACAACAGAGCGCACGTCAAATTCCTTTTCGATTAACGGCTATAATGTTACATTAAAAGCGAAATTTTCAGAAAACCCAGTAACAATGTCTTCTTCCACAAACGTCGACGAAATCATGACCAAAGTAAAAGAGTTCGTTTCAACATACAATGGCTTCATCAAGGATTTAACGGATCAGACAAAACAGCCTAAATACCGCGATTATCAGCCATTGACAGAGCTACAAAAGAAAGAGATGGATACAAAAGATATCGAGAATTGGGAAACTCGTGCGAAAAGCGGTTTGTTGCGCAATGATTCGATTATTACGAGCGGACTTTCATCACTTCGCGGTCTTGTTTACGAAACAAACCATGCAGTAACAAATCAAAAGTACAATGCCCTGTACACAATCGGAATAGGCACTTCGAAAGATTACATGAGTGGTGGTACACTTGAAATTGATGAAACGAAATTGCGTAAAGCATTGGAAGAAGATCCGGATGCAGTTGTGCAATTACTGACGATGAACGGCGAGAAATCTGCATCAATTACAAAAGCTGATGGGTCAACAGGAACGGGTGATACACGAGGTTTCATGCGTAAGATCCGTGATGAAATGGATGTAATCGAGAAGAAAATCGATGAGCGTGCAGGTCGTGGCTCGATGACGGAAACTCAGTATACTTTAGGGAAATACTTGCGTAACGTGAATCAAAGTCTTGATGCGTGGAAAGACAAGCTGATCAAGATTGAAGACCGTTACTGGAAGCAGTTCGGTGCGATGGAAGCGATGATTAACAAGGCAAACAGTCAATCAGCGTCATTAATGAGTCAGTATTACTAA
- the fliW gene encoding flagellar assembly protein FliW: MKITTAYIGEVEINPSQIIKFEHGLPGFEEEKEFIQLPLSEGNVFQALQSLKTQELAFIITTPYATVADYSFELDEAVIKALDIKSSEKVAVFVLVSLKDSLNTSTVNLKAPIILNIENRKAKQIILEEDYAIRHRLVAEKKEG; this comes from the coding sequence ATGAAAATTACAACTGCTTATATTGGTGAAGTCGAAATCAACCCATCCCAAATCATTAAATTTGAGCATGGTTTACCTGGTTTTGAAGAAGAAAAGGAATTTATTCAGCTACCATTGTCAGAGGGGAACGTGTTCCAGGCGTTGCAGTCCCTAAAAACCCAAGAACTGGCATTTATTATTACAACACCGTATGCAACCGTAGCTGATTACAGCTTTGAACTAGACGAAGCTGTCATTAAAGCGCTGGATATTAAAAGCAGTGAAAAAGTTGCTGTGTTTGTCCTTGTATCACTAAAGGACTCACTTAACACCTCAACAGTAAATTTAAAGGCGCCGATTATTTTAAATATTGAAAACCGAAAAGCAAAGCAGATTATTCTGGAAGAAGACTATGCCATCCGACACCGGTTAGTCGCAGAAAAAAAGGAGGGATGA
- a CDS encoding reverse transcriptase domain-containing protein, which produces MTKKDKFKAKKYLHFDNRIEFKNVESYVTNQNKISKHSFFPLIHYTIEYEMYNEDYIDARDDKRPIKEKTRDIMYASHLDNFIYKYYGEELNKQYNEWSARHLIDDCSIAYRDNKLRKSNIDFAAEVINMIRMFKDCFIMVGDFEKFFDRLDHAFLKERIMDVLDVKLLSEDWYKVFKSITQYSYIEKDFLNLKLGTDREIKAKRQFKYFETFKDFRNFKKEHRCVKRNINNFGIPQGSAISAVFANVYTTIFDKKVKTLVDKYSGIYRRYSDDFILIVPKDICGKRIDVDEFMKIVEKTYQFIIEEKLHIQEEKTQLFEINASNIINLSDKTNCKIDYLGFVYDGENVAMRSKSPYKFYRKAYKLIDQAKKIKAKKGLKRIPYKRDIYRLYTDLGVNCGDYGNFITYAKNSQKIFNEVSPTTNNLMLQQIKNRKGK; this is translated from the coding sequence ATGACTAAAAAAGATAAATTTAAGGCAAAAAAATATCTCCACTTTGACAATAGAATTGAATTTAAAAATGTTGAAAGCTATGTTACGAATCAGAATAAGATATCGAAACATAGCTTTTTTCCATTAATTCACTATACGATTGAATATGAAATGTATAATGAAGATTATATAGATGCAAGAGACGACAAACGACCAATAAAAGAAAAGACACGGGATATCATGTATGCATCGCACTTAGATAATTTTATTTATAAATATTATGGTGAAGAACTTAATAAACAATATAATGAGTGGTCAGCCAGGCATTTAATAGATGATTGCTCAATCGCATATCGAGATAATAAATTAAGGAAGAGTAATATTGATTTTGCTGCAGAAGTAATCAATATGATTCGAATGTTTAAAGATTGTTTTATAATGGTTGGTGATTTCGAAAAATTCTTTGACCGTTTAGATCATGCTTTTTTAAAAGAAAGAATAATGGACGTATTAGACGTGAAATTACTTTCAGAGGATTGGTATAAAGTTTTCAAGTCCATTACTCAATATAGTTATATTGAGAAAGATTTTTTAAATTTGAAATTAGGTACTGATCGAGAAATCAAAGCTAAGCGTCAATTTAAATATTTTGAAACATTTAAGGATTTCCGTAATTTCAAAAAAGAACATAGATGCGTTAAAAGGAATATAAATAATTTTGGAATACCTCAAGGGAGTGCAATCAGTGCAGTATTTGCAAATGTTTATACAACGATATTTGATAAAAAGGTTAAAACTTTAGTAGATAAATACAGTGGTATTTATAGACGTTACTCAGACGACTTCATATTGATAGTACCCAAAGATATCTGTGGGAAACGTATTGATGTAGATGAATTTATGAAAATCGTAGAAAAAACCTATCAATTTATTATAGAGGAAAAATTGCATATTCAAGAGGAAAAGACACAACTATTTGAAATTAATGCCTCAAATATTATTAATTTAAGTGATAAAACAAACTGTAAAATCGATTATTTGGGTTTTGTATATGATGGGGAAAATGTTGCTATGCGGAGCAAGAGCCCATATAAATTTTATAGGAAAGCATACAAATTGATTGATCAAGCAAAAAAAATTAAAGCAAAAAAGGGACTTAAGCGAATTCCGTATAAAAGAGATATTTATCGATTATATACAGATTTGGGCGTGAATTGCGGGGATTATGGGAATTTTATAACGTATGCAAAAAATTCACAAAAAATATTTAACGAAGTTTCACCTACTACAAATAACCTAATGCTACAGCAGATTAAAAACAGGAAAGGAAAATAG